From Mercenaria mercenaria strain notata chromosome 17, MADL_Memer_1, whole genome shotgun sequence, the proteins below share one genomic window:
- the LOC128549889 gene encoding interferon-induced protein 44-like isoform X1: protein MTEGKLSEKDMDQLEKWIGTGPKIFTLRYAITRDGCDPTVFHKKCDNQGPTVTVLYNQQGSVYGGYTSVSWQSMSGIYVRDDKAFLYQLRYNGSDRQNIFHVKIPDRAVIHSSSCAPIFGSSYDLQTFNVKINKSGTVFPLNGTMGSFGTVYNNNGVRPDRVNNGSMDVTELEVYSVADGQRRKTLQEEKTPWRKTKDWNEKYLDELKEEIVTFKPVQDLQISEARILMLGPVGAGKSSFYNTIDSIYRGRITQRACSGSAEQSLSTAYIPYTVKVGSGASLNFRLCDTRGLEESMGIDVLECNYLLDGNVPAYYEFNPTSPISPASPGFKSDPSTNDIVHCAVFVLDSTTLEVLSSKVVEKMKGLRGLMNQKRIPQIILLTKIDKLCKEVEKNVSCVYHSPTVKQAVEKASQILGLPRAHVLPVKNYEDEAELDDNIDILALLALRKMLHFTEDFMHNLIDKRNDVQVEMKKLKLEN, encoded by the exons ATGACGGAAGGAAAACTCTCGGAGAAAGATATGGATCAGCTGGAAAAATGGATTGGAACGGGTCCTAAAATATTTACGCTTCGGTATGCTATCACACGAGATGGATGTGATCCTACAGTCTTCCATAAGAAATGTGACAACCAGGGTCCTACTGTAACAGTGCTATATAATCAACAAGGCTCCGTGTACGGTGGTTATACAAGCGTCAGTTGGCAGTCAATGAGCGGCATTTACGTCAGAGATGATAAAGCTTTTTTATATCAGCTGAGATATAATGGAAGTGAcaggcaaaatatatttcatgttaaaatcCCCGATAGAGCTGTTATACACAGTAGCTCGTGTGCACCAATATTCGGTTCGTCTTATGACCTTCAAACATTTAACGTTAAGATAAACAAATCCGGTACTGTCTTTCCTCTCAATGGAACCATGGGCAGTTTCGGAACCGTATACAACAACAACGGAGTGAGACCTGACCGAGTAAACAACGGTTCGATGGACGTCACTGAACTAGAAGTATACAGTGTAGCAG aTGGCCAAAGAAGAAAAACCTTACAGGAAGAAAAAACACCATGGCGAAAAACTAAAGACTGGAACGAAAAG TACTTAGATGAACTCAAAGAGGAGATTGTTACATTTAAACCAGTCCAAGACCTACAGATCAGCGAGGCCCGAATTTTGATGCTAGGTCCGGTGGGTGCTGGCAAATCCAGTTTCTACAACACTATAGATTCAATATACCGTGGTCGAATTACACAGCGAGCTTGCAGTGGTAGCGCAGAACAGAGCCTTTCCACTGCT TACATACCATATACGGTGAAAGTAGGGTCAGGTGCCTCCTTGAACTTCCGTCTATGTGATACACGTGGTCTGGAAGAATCCATGGGTATCGATGTGCTAGAGTGTAACTATCTTCTTGATGGAAACGTACCAGCTTATTACGAG TTTAATCCTACATCGCCAATCAGTCCAGCGTCTCCAGGATTCAAGTCTGATCCCAGCACTAATGACATTGTCCATTGTGCAGTATTCGTGTTAGATTCAACAACGCTCGAAGTGCTGTCTTCAAAGGTTGTTGAGAAAATGAAGGGACTTCGTGGACTAATGAATCAAAAac gaataccACAGATTATTCTTTTAACAAAGATAGACAAGCTCTGTAAAGAAGTAGAGAAAAACGTATCTTGCGTATATCACAGCCCAACTGTCAAGCAAGCTGTAGAGAAAGCATCGCAAATTCTTGGTCTTCCACGAGCTCACGTACTTCCTGTGAAGAATTACGAGGACGAGGCTGAGTTGGACGACAACATTGACATTTTAGCTTTGTTGGCTCTTCGTAAGATGCTGCATTTTACCGAGGATTTCATGCATAATCTGATTGACAAACGAAATGATGTGCAAGTCGAGATGAAAAAATTGAAGCTCGAAAACTGA
- the LOC128549889 gene encoding interferon-induced protein 44-like isoform X3: MTEGKLSEKDMDQLEKWIGTGPKIFTLRYAITRDGCDPTVFHKKCDNQGPTVTVLYNQQGSVYGGYTSVSWQSMSGIYVRDDKAFLYQLRYNGSDRQNIFHVKIPDRAVIHSSSCAPIFGSSYDLQTFNVKINKSGTVFPLNGTMGSFGTVYNNNGVRPDRVNNGSMDVTELEVYSVADGQRRKTLQEEKTPWRKTKDWNEKYLDELKEEIVTFKPVQDLQISEARILMLGPVGAGKSSFYNTIDSIYRGRITQRACSGSAEQSLSTAFNPTSPISPASPGFKSDPSTNDIVHCAVFVLDSTTLEVLSSKVVEKMKGLRGLMNQKRIPQIILLTKIDKLCKEVEKNVSCVYHSPTVKQAVEKASQILGLPRAHVLPVKNYEDEAELDDNIDILALLALRKMLHFTEDFMHNLIDKRNDVQVEMKKLKLEN, from the exons ATGACGGAAGGAAAACTCTCGGAGAAAGATATGGATCAGCTGGAAAAATGGATTGGAACGGGTCCTAAAATATTTACGCTTCGGTATGCTATCACACGAGATGGATGTGATCCTACAGTCTTCCATAAGAAATGTGACAACCAGGGTCCTACTGTAACAGTGCTATATAATCAACAAGGCTCCGTGTACGGTGGTTATACAAGCGTCAGTTGGCAGTCAATGAGCGGCATTTACGTCAGAGATGATAAAGCTTTTTTATATCAGCTGAGATATAATGGAAGTGAcaggcaaaatatatttcatgttaaaatcCCCGATAGAGCTGTTATACACAGTAGCTCGTGTGCACCAATATTCGGTTCGTCTTATGACCTTCAAACATTTAACGTTAAGATAAACAAATCCGGTACTGTCTTTCCTCTCAATGGAACCATGGGCAGTTTCGGAACCGTATACAACAACAACGGAGTGAGACCTGACCGAGTAAACAACGGTTCGATGGACGTCACTGAACTAGAAGTATACAGTGTAGCAG aTGGCCAAAGAAGAAAAACCTTACAGGAAGAAAAAACACCATGGCGAAAAACTAAAGACTGGAACGAAAAG TACTTAGATGAACTCAAAGAGGAGATTGTTACATTTAAACCAGTCCAAGACCTACAGATCAGCGAGGCCCGAATTTTGATGCTAGGTCCGGTGGGTGCTGGCAAATCCAGTTTCTACAACACTATAGATTCAATATACCGTGGTCGAATTACACAGCGAGCTTGCAGTGGTAGCGCAGAACAGAGCCTTTCCACTGCT TTTAATCCTACATCGCCAATCAGTCCAGCGTCTCCAGGATTCAAGTCTGATCCCAGCACTAATGACATTGTCCATTGTGCAGTATTCGTGTTAGATTCAACAACGCTCGAAGTGCTGTCTTCAAAGGTTGTTGAGAAAATGAAGGGACTTCGTGGACTAATGAATCAAAAac gaataccACAGATTATTCTTTTAACAAAGATAGACAAGCTCTGTAAAGAAGTAGAGAAAAACGTATCTTGCGTATATCACAGCCCAACTGTCAAGCAAGCTGTAGAGAAAGCATCGCAAATTCTTGGTCTTCCACGAGCTCACGTACTTCCTGTGAAGAATTACGAGGACGAGGCTGAGTTGGACGACAACATTGACATTTTAGCTTTGTTGGCTCTTCGTAAGATGCTGCATTTTACCGAGGATTTCATGCATAATCTGATTGACAAACGAAATGATGTGCAAGTCGAGATGAAAAAATTGAAGCTCGAAAACTGA